From one Lolium rigidum isolate FL_2022 chromosome 4, APGP_CSIRO_Lrig_0.1, whole genome shotgun sequence genomic stretch:
- the LOC124649093 gene encoding uncharacterized protein LOC124649093, with product MKLQVTAVASLLVALAATAGAVTFDASNTASGTAGGQRFNRDVGLAYSKKVLSDASTFIWNTFNQRAASARKPVNAVTLVVEDIGGVAFTSANGIHLSAQYVGGYSGDVKKEVTGVLYHEAAHVWQWNGQGNANGGLIEGIADYVRLKAGFAPGHWVKPGQGDRWDQGYDVTARFLDYCNSLKPGFVAQLNAKMKGGYSDDFFAQILGKNVQQLWKDYKAKFGG from the coding sequence ATGAAGCTTCAGGTAACCGCGGTCGCCTCCCTCCTGGTGGCCCTGGCCGCGACGGCCGGAGCTGTAACCTTCGACGCGTCGAACACTGCCTCGGGCACCGCGGGCGGCCAGCGGTTCAACCGGGACGTCGGCCTCGCGTACTCGAAGAAGGTCCTCTCCGACGCCTCCACCTTCATCTGGAACACCTTCAACCAGCGCGCCGCCTCTGCCCGCAAGCCAGTAAACGCCGTCACCCTCGTCGTGGAGGACATCGGCGGCGTCGCCTTCACCAGCGCCAACGGCATCCACCTCAGCGCCCAGTACGTGGGCGGCTACTCCGGCGACGTCAAGAAGGAGGTGACCGGGGTGCTGTACCACGAGGCGGCGCACGTGTGGCAGTGGAACGGCCAGGGCAACGCCAACGGCGGGCTCATCGAGGGGATCGCCGACTACGTGCGGCTCAAGGCCGGGTTCGCGCCGGGGCACTGGGTGAAGCCCGGGCAGGGAGACCGGTGGGATCAGGGCTACGACGTCACCGCCAGGTTCCTCGACTACTGCAACTCGCTCAAGCCAGGGTTCGTCGCGCAGCTCAACGCCAAGATGAAGGGTGGCTACTCCGATGACTTCTTCGCGCAGATTCTCGGCAAGAACGTGCAGCAGCTGTGGAAGGATTACAAGGCCAAGTTCGGAGGCTGA
- the LOC124705979 gene encoding pathogenesis-related protein STH-21-like, with product MVAGCVITEDCALAVSADRMWKVSCSGDALVKASAGIFDAVDVEGDGGPGSVTTLTLGAAAAAAPGAGGSVVRSRVLVRDDRALVLRNEVLEGSKVSGQLKSQVTEVKFEAAGDGACVAKFKVEYERLDGGGALSAEEQAELIGGYLALMKIVETYLVANPTEYA from the coding sequence ATGGTGGCTGGCTGCGTGATCACTGAGGATTGTGCCCTGGCGGTGTCCGCAGACCGGATGTGGAAGGTGTCCTGCTCCGGCGATGCCTTGGTTAAGGCCAGCGCGGGCATCTTCGACGCCGTGGACGTGGAGGGCGACGGTGGCCCCGGCAGCGTCACCACCCTGACTCTCggcgcagcggcagcggcggccccAGGTGCGGGCGGCAGCGTGGTCAGGAGCCGCGTGTTGGTGCGCGACGACAGGGCGCTGGTGCTAAGGAATGAGGTGTTGGAGGGCAGCAAGGTGAGCGGCCAGCTCAAGTCGCAGGTCACCGAGGTGAAGTTTGAGGCGGCCGGGGATGGCGCATGCGTGGCCAAATTCAAGGTGGAGTATGAGAGGCTTGACGGTGGTGGGGCACTGAGCGCGGAGGAACAGGCGGAGCTCATCGGGGGCTACCTCGCCCTGATGAAGATAGTTGAGACCTACCTCGTTGCCAACCCTACCGAGTACGCCTGA